A window of the Umboniibacter marinipuniceus genome harbors these coding sequences:
- a CDS encoding ZIP family metal transporter, with the protein MTEHLLLVILSTLLAGLAMPLGAFISSFSAVSSKNELRHTIMAFGGGALLSAIALVLVPEGVVGFGPFSAAGLLVLGGLLFMALDIWLARSNTPASQLAAMLADFIPESVALGAAFATGSENAFLLALLIGLQNLPEGFNAYLELRSDAVVRGAKIILIFIAMSLLGPIAGSIGYLYLTDYPQWVSGIMLVASGGILYSVFQDIAPKVRLETHWLPPMGAVLGFMLGLVGSMWTG; encoded by the coding sequence ATGACAGAACATTTACTATTGGTAATACTTTCGACGCTCCTCGCTGGCTTAGCGATGCCCCTAGGCGCCTTCATAAGCTCCTTTTCTGCGGTGAGTTCGAAGAATGAATTGCGGCATACGATTATGGCGTTTGGTGGCGGGGCGTTACTCTCGGCGATAGCGCTGGTGTTAGTACCAGAGGGAGTGGTTGGTTTTGGACCGTTCAGCGCAGCGGGGCTGCTGGTACTAGGAGGGCTGCTATTCATGGCTCTTGATATCTGGCTGGCACGCTCTAATACGCCAGCTAGTCAGTTGGCGGCTATGTTAGCTGACTTTATTCCTGAGTCAGTAGCACTGGGTGCGGCGTTCGCAACTGGGTCAGAGAACGCGTTTTTGCTTGCTTTGCTTATCGGTTTACAGAACCTGCCAGAGGGTTTTAATGCCTACTTAGAACTTCGTAGTGATGCGGTGGTCCGCGGCGCTAAGATTATTCTGATCTTCATAGCGATGTCTCTACTGGGCCCCATTGCAGGGTCAATTGGCTATTTATACTTAACAGACTATCCGCAATGGGTTTCCGGAATTATGCTGGTAGCATCGGGGGGAATACTCTATTCAGTATTCCAAGACATCGCCCCGAAGGTCCGTTTGGAAACGCATTGGCTGCCGCCCATGGGGGCGGTCCTTGGCTTCATGCTGGGCCTAGTAGGTTCAATGTGGACTGGGTAG
- a CDS encoding class I SAM-dependent methyltransferase, producing MINNNRVANTSLERIYPRQMDPNKAADRDSIELHQQRYEYAVKQLSGERILDLACGCGYGTALMAAAHPDKSFTGVDIDPEAVRYAEENYQLPNLRYLSANATLFQSKQAFQTIVSLETIEHLPAVDALFQNFKRLLVPNGKLIASVPTTPTCDGNPHHLQDFSERSFKRLLRQYGFDFSTGFEQVQEWVYDDLMADDSAESTSRAKGVGRNLLKYYLKKPWTLITRVHALLVHGRCNKYLTGVFIQRD from the coding sequence ATGATAAATAATAACCGCGTAGCCAATACTTCTTTAGAACGAATTTATCCCAGACAGATGGACCCAAACAAAGCCGCTGATCGCGACTCAATTGAGCTACATCAACAACGATATGAGTACGCGGTAAAACAGCTGTCTGGTGAACGAATCTTAGACCTTGCTTGCGGCTGTGGCTACGGCACGGCGCTCATGGCTGCCGCACACCCCGACAAGTCTTTCACCGGCGTTGATATTGACCCAGAAGCCGTCCGTTACGCAGAGGAAAACTATCAACTACCTAATCTTCGTTACCTGAGCGCTAACGCAACACTGTTTCAATCCAAGCAAGCCTTCCAGACTATTGTCAGCCTCGAGACCATTGAACACCTACCAGCAGTGGATGCACTGTTTCAGAACTTCAAACGATTGCTAGTACCCAATGGCAAACTTATCGCCTCGGTCCCCACAACGCCAACGTGCGACGGTAACCCGCACCACCTACAAGACTTTAGCGAAAGGAGCTTTAAACGTTTATTGCGTCAGTATGGATTCGATTTTTCCACTGGTTTCGAACAGGTACAGGAATGGGTATACGATGATCTCATGGCCGACGACTCAGCGGAATCAACAAGCAGGGCTAAGGGAGTTGGGCGAAACCTACTTAAGTATTACCTTAAAAAACCCTGGACCTTGATAACTCGCGTCCATGCGCTGCTCGTCCACGGTCGCTGTAATAAATACCTTACCGGGGTGTTTATTCAGCGTGATTAA
- a CDS encoding putative signal transducing protein encodes MKQVYTHPILAMVQQMANVLELRQVPSEVRNQYAAGAAGELAFVDSWPQLVVDDIDFQRALRFVDQELKQTGEDWVCPECKEYNGFAFGACWQCGSTHPEDAI; translated from the coding sequence ATGAAGCAAGTTTATACCCACCCGATTCTGGCGATGGTCCAACAGATGGCGAATGTCCTTGAGTTACGACAGGTTCCTTCCGAAGTGCGGAATCAGTATGCAGCGGGTGCTGCAGGAGAACTGGCTTTCGTTGATTCATGGCCGCAGTTAGTGGTGGACGATATAGATTTTCAGCGTGCGTTGCGGTTTGTTGATCAAGAGTTAAAGCAAACGGGCGAGGACTGGGTTTGCCCAGAATGCAAAGAGTACAACGGCTTTGCATTCGGCGCTTGCTGGCAATGTGGTTCTACCCATCCGGAGGATGCGATATGA
- a CDS encoding tRNA-binding protein, whose amino-acid sequence MTISWEDFSKIDLRAGTIVDAKIFEQALRPAYLLWVDFGDELGIKKSSAQITVHYDLNELIGKQVLAVVNFPPKQIGPIRSECLVTGFYDQNGDVVLAVPERALNNGAKLG is encoded by the coding sequence ATGACGATTAGCTGGGAAGATTTTAGTAAGATCGATTTGCGCGCAGGAACCATTGTCGATGCGAAGATTTTTGAGCAGGCGCTAAGGCCCGCTTACCTTCTATGGGTCGATTTCGGCGATGAGCTCGGCATTAAAAAGTCCAGCGCTCAAATCACCGTGCATTATGATTTAAACGAACTGATTGGTAAGCAGGTACTAGCGGTCGTGAACTTTCCACCGAAGCAGATTGGTCCAATTCGCAGTGAGTGCTTGGTCACGGGTTTTTATGATCAAAACGGCGATGTGGTGTTAGCAGTTCCAGAGCGCGCGCTTAACAATGGCGCGAAACTGGGCTAA